One Setaria viridis chromosome 7, Setaria_viridis_v4.0, whole genome shotgun sequence genomic region harbors:
- the LOC117863755 gene encoding uncharacterized protein encodes MGNIVNTLKRFSSNDATAIPAQGCSDLSIGTSTSRLDKCTYIGNGISATGETATASKRCSINGQKDFCEEVANEGMHMTAGSTLTNRCLGAIDLLSLPMVHTRPSGSEEGNKDRETSNGTVQTDARELGSVDHYEKSGLIYSQIAGHMFHSLEDESTETPRSLVLDISKDSLCKVSAEGNSFRNPNLADDVENSPATGAHRGKELILHRVSPTDGLFDRNACEELADGALNSCCECSAEVSLDGQRHEQRTQHKSLNYDAVPIEVITASANLDVSNPKSSLKGQAKQKRTPSLKGRAKRKRTTEASSQMLVPNENTGISIPSDLIFLEIEKQPTSPMVKRSSGDKVLQGTPRSRMTKTPVSYVHQSPLTGSKSKAPSISTPESVNVKRSRSGRLIVPRLDPGSQNIIYDPDGRICGITNFEAQFPKGISSEPPSKKRSRRFSADHKRLLTF; translated from the exons ATGGGAAACATTGTTAACACTTTAAAGAGGTTCTCAAGCAATGATGCTACTGCTATTCCTGCCCAAGGGTGTTCTGACTTGTcaattgggacatcaacatcAAGATTAGACAAATGTACTTACATTGGTAACGGTATTTCAGCGACAGGGGAAACTGCAACTGCTTCAAAGAGATGCAGTATTAATGGACAAAAGGATTTCTGTGAGGAGGTTGCTAATGAGGGAATGCACATGACTGCAGGCAGCACTTTAACAAATAGATGTCTTGGTGCAATCGATTTGCTTAGTCTACCTATGGTTCATACAAGACCATCTGGGAGTGAAGAGGGCAATAAAGACAGAGAAACTTCAAATGGAACTGTCCAAACAGATGCGAGAGAACTTGGGTCTGTGGATCATTATGAAAAATCTGGTTTGATTTACAGTCAGATTGCTGGCCATATGTTTCACAGCTTGGAAGATGAAAGTACTGAAACTCCCCGAAGCTTAGTGCTTGATATTTCTAAAGATTCTTTATGTAAAGTATCTGCTGAAGGGAATTCTTTTAGAAACCCTAATCTAGCAGATGATGTGGAAAATAGTCCAGCCACAGGTGCACATAGGGGCAAAGAGTTGATACTTCACAGGGTTTCTCCTACGGATGGTTTGTTTGATCGCAATGCTTGCGAAGAATTAGCTGATGGTGCTCTTAATTCATGTTGTGAATGCAGTGCTGAGGTTTCATTGGATGGGCAAAGACATGAACAAAGAACGCAGCACAAATCACTAAATTATGATGCGGTACCAATTGAAGTAATAACAGCGTCTGCTAATTTAGATGTCAGTAACCCTAAGTCTTCATTGAAGGGACAAGCAAAGCAGAAAAGAACTCCTTCATTGAAGGGACGAGCAAAACGGAAAAGAACTACTGAAGCATCAAGCCAGATGTTGGTACCAAACGAAAATACTGGAATTTCAATTCCTTCGGATCTGATTTTTCTGGAAATT GAAAAACAGCCTACAAGCCCAATGGTGAAGCGAAGTTCTGGAGATAAAGTTTTGCAGGGTACTCCTAGATCAAGAATGACTAAAACTCCAGTTTCATAT GTGCATCAATCTCCACTTACTGGCAGTAAGTCAAAGGCACCATCTATTTCCACTCCTGAATCTGTCAACGTGAAACGATCCAGATCAG GTCGGCTGATAGTTccacgactggatccaggaTCCCAAAACATTATATATGACCCG GATGGCCGTATTTGTGGGATAACCAACTTCGAAGCACAATTTCCTAAAG GGATTAGTTCGGAGCCTCCTTCAAAGAAGAGGTCTCGGCGTTTTTCAGCAGATCACAAGAGATTGCTCACATTCTAA